One part of the Aurantibacillus circumpalustris genome encodes these proteins:
- a CDS encoding chemotaxis protein CheB, whose product MKPSLKKGKKKSVLNKSIHSKVAAIPKKEAKLRKDQLQKTSSVEKSQAEPNAFTIVAIGASAGGLEAITEFLKNLSPNTGMAFIYVQHLSPDHKSMLSSLLSKTTIMKVQDVEDMDKMEPNNVYIMPYNKGIEVTDGHIKLLPRQNKSFILSIDVLFSSLAETHKDNVIGIVLSGSGHDGTLGLKQIKEAGGIIFAQNETAKFSSMPESAIAEGIVDFVLSPKQIATKLNWMSKHPLITRKGGKLAPEDEIDNRDPYLKVIMQLLDKNKQVDFSRYKMNTIKRRILRRMLILKITDLKQYSEILKQKKDETDLLYADLLINVTEFFRDPDAFVRLKNIIFPKLLKSKKQGESLRIWVAACATGEEVYSFAMLLFEIQDTKVNKIPFQIFASDLSTDAINQARIGEYSVHQLKNVSSKRLQHFFTKSRDKYRVIKSLRDVCIFAPHNILRDPPFSRVDFISCRNLLIYLDTTAQKKAISTFHYALNDKGFLMLGKSETIGSSTQLFTASPDKKIKIYIRKKDSSTRSTTNVLPRIQQKNTIVRVMHQSIRSQKIGSAALGSLGNAFDLILLSNYVPASIVINHDLDILQFRGQTALYLQNSTGRASLNVLKMVHPEITFELRNAIHHAIKTKQTVNKTGIEVNRDKAGVALRIVNLEVSPLIMEGEEELLIIIFTGQQSSQLSENSIKDTKNNSLARDRRIKKLEEEIAASRLDMATITHDQEAANEELQSANEEIVSSNEELQSLNEELETSKEEIESTNEELITTNQELQARILEVEELYNYYEIILSTIHEPMLIIDKDMRVKSANKSFCALFKITEEKSTGVSLFSLNNRQWNIPRLRELLDNVILKNKPFQDFEAELNLPVSGKKTLLLNAHGIVQQSNNEELIVLTISDVTQIKKLAFDLRQKEKKVLEVKLEVEKKAMKKIEKINCELIQAKNNAEHKTEIAENAVKAKQQFLSNMSHEIRTPMNAIIGFTNVVLKTQLNDSQKEYINAIKLSGDSLIILINDILDIAKVDAGKMTFEQIPFNLSHSITAILHLFEIKILEKNLELIKEYDDAIPEILIGDPLRLRQIILNLLSNAVKFTHTGKIIISIRLIKEDEKNTNIEFTIADTGIGIPENKLKNVFNSFEQASRETSRSYGGSGLGLAIVKQLVELQGGTIALNSVVGEGSSFSFVLDFEKLGLSTEFKTNETETLTKDTLLKTIKVLVAEDIALNQLLIKLILTDFGFEFDIVSNGKLAIDLLKKNVYDVVLMDLQMPEMNGFEATEHIRKEMHSNIPIIALTADVTSMDDEKCKKLGVTDYISKPVDEKLLYSKIVRLVSKSDSLVHSNLYKKKDL is encoded by the coding sequence ATGAAACCATCACTAAAAAAAGGCAAGAAAAAATCTGTCTTAAACAAAAGCATCCATTCAAAAGTTGCCGCTATTCCAAAAAAAGAGGCTAAGCTCCGTAAGGATCAATTACAGAAAACATCTAGCGTAGAAAAAAGTCAGGCAGAGCCAAATGCATTTACGATAGTGGCTATTGGTGCCTCTGCTGGTGGTCTGGAAGCGATTACTGAGTTTTTAAAGAACCTGTCGCCGAATACGGGTATGGCATTCATTTATGTACAACATCTTAGCCCAGATCACAAAAGCATGTTGTCTTCTCTTTTATCCAAAACTACTATTATGAAAGTTCAGGATGTGGAAGATATGGATAAGATGGAACCAAACAATGTATACATAATGCCTTATAACAAAGGAATTGAGGTTACAGACGGTCACATAAAATTACTCCCTCGACAAAACAAATCGTTTATTCTCTCGATTGACGTGCTTTTCTCCTCCTTGGCTGAAACGCATAAAGACAATGTGATCGGTATTGTGCTTTCGGGCAGTGGCCACGATGGTACATTAGGACTTAAACAAATAAAGGAAGCGGGCGGAATAATTTTTGCCCAGAATGAAACTGCAAAATTCAGCAGTATGCCAGAATCAGCCATAGCCGAGGGTATTGTGGATTTTGTTTTATCACCTAAACAAATTGCAACTAAGCTTAATTGGATGAGCAAGCATCCATTAATTACGCGAAAGGGAGGAAAGCTTGCTCCAGAAGATGAAATAGATAATAGAGATCCTTATTTGAAAGTGATTATGCAACTCTTGGATAAAAACAAACAGGTTGATTTTAGTCGCTACAAAATGAATACAATCAAACGACGCATTTTAAGGCGGATGTTGATCCTAAAAATAACAGATTTAAAACAGTATTCAGAAATACTGAAACAAAAAAAAGATGAAACGGATTTGCTTTATGCAGATTTACTCATTAATGTAACTGAGTTTTTTAGAGATCCGGATGCGTTTGTGCGTTTAAAAAATATTATTTTTCCAAAGCTTCTCAAAAGTAAAAAGCAGGGTGAGTCGCTGCGTATTTGGGTAGCGGCTTGCGCCACTGGAGAGGAAGTGTACAGTTTCGCTATGTTATTATTTGAGATTCAAGACACTAAAGTCAATAAGATCCCTTTCCAGATTTTTGCCTCTGATTTAAGTACAGACGCTATTAATCAGGCACGCATAGGAGAATACTCGGTTCACCAGCTTAAAAATGTTTCATCAAAACGCCTCCAGCATTTCTTTACAAAATCGCGGGATAAATACCGCGTCATCAAATCACTCCGCGATGTTTGTATTTTTGCGCCTCACAATATTTTACGCGATCCTCCTTTTTCGCGCGTAGATTTTATCAGTTGCCGCAACCTGCTCATATATCTGGATACCACGGCACAGAAAAAAGCAATTTCCACATTTCATTATGCGCTTAATGATAAGGGCTTTTTGATGCTTGGTAAATCAGAAACCATTGGTTCGTCAACACAACTTTTTACTGCATCCCCCGATAAAAAAATTAAAATATATATCCGTAAAAAAGATTCCAGTACACGCAGCACGACAAATGTTTTACCCCGCATTCAACAAAAAAATACGATAGTAAGGGTGATGCACCAATCTATTCGTTCTCAAAAAATAGGTTCTGCTGCTTTGGGAAGTCTTGGTAACGCATTCGATTTGATTCTGCTTTCAAACTATGTGCCGGCTAGTATAGTTATTAATCACGATCTTGATATTCTTCAGTTTCGAGGCCAGACAGCACTATACCTTCAGAATTCTACCGGAAGAGCCAGCTTAAATGTTTTAAAAATGGTACATCCGGAAATAACGTTTGAGTTGCGGAATGCTATACACCACGCCATTAAAACAAAACAAACGGTGAATAAAACCGGCATTGAAGTGAACCGTGATAAAGCAGGAGTGGCCCTGCGTATCGTTAATCTTGAAGTATCTCCACTGATAATGGAAGGTGAAGAAGAGCTGTTGATTATTATTTTTACTGGACAACAAAGTAGTCAATTGTCTGAGAATTCAATTAAAGACACGAAAAACAATTCACTAGCAAGAGACAGAAGAATAAAAAAACTCGAAGAGGAAATAGCAGCTTCTCGTCTCGATATGGCCACTATCACCCATGATCAGGAGGCCGCCAATGAAGAACTACAAAGTGCTAACGAAGAAATTGTTTCGAGCAATGAGGAATTGCAAAGTCTCAATGAAGAGCTTGAAACGTCAAAGGAAGAAATAGAGTCTACAAATGAAGAGCTGATAACTACCAACCAAGAGCTTCAGGCACGAATTCTAGAAGTGGAAGAACTTTATAATTATTATGAAATAATTCTTTCTACCATTCATGAGCCCATGCTTATTATTGATAAGGATATGCGCGTTAAGTCAGCTAATAAATCATTTTGCGCACTATTTAAAATTACTGAAGAAAAAAGTACCGGAGTATCGCTCTTTAGTTTAAATAATCGCCAATGGAATATTCCACGCCTGCGTGAACTACTCGATAATGTTATCTTAAAGAATAAACCTTTTCAAGATTTTGAAGCTGAGCTTAATTTACCCGTTTCAGGAAAAAAGACTTTGCTGCTTAACGCTCATGGCATTGTGCAACAAAGTAATAATGAAGAGCTCATTGTTCTTACTATTTCAGACGTTACACAAATAAAGAAATTGGCTTTTGATCTCAGACAGAAGGAAAAGAAAGTACTGGAAGTAAAACTCGAAGTGGAAAAAAAGGCCATGAAAAAGATCGAGAAAATTAATTGTGAGTTGATACAGGCGAAAAATAATGCAGAACATAAAACAGAAATTGCAGAGAATGCCGTAAAGGCCAAACAACAGTTTCTTTCAAATATGAGCCATGAAATCAGAACGCCAATGAATGCAATTATTGGCTTTACGAATGTAGTTTTAAAAACACAACTTAATGACTCTCAGAAGGAATACATCAATGCGATTAAACTTTCTGGTGATTCTTTGATAATACTCATAAACGACATTCTTGACATTGCTAAAGTAGATGCAGGAAAAATGACTTTTGAGCAGATACCATTTAATCTTTCACACTCTATTACTGCAATACTTCATTTGTTTGAAATTAAGATTCTGGAAAAAAACTTAGAACTGATTAAGGAGTACGATGACGCGATTCCCGAAATTTTAATTGGCGATCCCTTGCGTTTACGACAAATAATTTTAAACCTCTTGAGCAATGCGGTTAAATTTACGCATACCGGAAAAATTATTATAAGTATACGCCTCATCAAAGAAGATGAAAAAAACACAAACATTGAATTTACAATTGCAGACACAGGTATAGGGATTCCTGAAAACAAGTTAAAAAATGTATTTAATAGCTTTGAACAAGCTTCAAGAGAAACTTCTAGGTCATATGGCGGATCAGGCTTGGGGCTTGCTATAGTAAAACAATTGGTCGAGCTACAAGGCGGAACAATCGCATTAAATAGCGTGGTCGGCGAAGGATCTTCCTTTAGCTTTGTTCTCGATTTTGAAAAGCTAGGTTTAAGTACGGAGTTTAAAACAAACGAAACAGAAACCTTAACAAAAGATACTCTGCTAAAAACAATAAAGGTTTTGGTTGCCGAAGATATTGCTCTAAACCAACTTTTAATTAAGTTGATTCTAACAGATTTTGGATTTGAATTTGATATTGTAAGTAATGGTAAACTCGCTATCGACCTGCTCAAAAAGAATGTCTACGATGTTGTTTTAATGGATCTGCAAATGCCCGAAATGAATGGCTTTGAAGCAACCGAACATATCCGTAAGGAAATGCATTCAAACATCCCGATAATTGCTCTTACAGCAGATGTTACTTCAATGGATGATGAAAAATGCAAAAAGTTAGGCGTGACTGATTATATCTCAAAACCAGTTGATGAGAAATTGTTGTATAGCAAAATTGTAAGGCTTGTAAGTAAATCCGATTCTTTGGTACACAGTAATTTGTATAAGAAAAAAGATTTATAA
- a CDS encoding ice-binding family protein, which translates to MKNKLLIALIVALLFLIPAINYGQAPNLGTSANFALFTSIGAVTNVGTSHVTGNVGSNVGPSTGFGNVNGNMLNNNGATALCAADLLTAYNQLNTTVPGFFPASPLGNGAVLTAGVYSLSGNSILSNTLILNAQGNPSAVFIFLISGTFSSNSNAVITLSNSAQACNVFWKVEGAVGLSSGTSFKGTIIANNAAISMSSSVTLEGRALSTTGAVSVNNVLVYTPLGCNAAILNGPAAPALASAACYAIFSANGAVTNVGVTTVTGDIGSNNGLTTGYNPLFVLGAIHPIPDLSTAQCSVDLGNVYTYLNTLPNDILLLYPAQFGNNLVLTPHTYLMNGAVTLTDSLYLNAQGNANAVFVIQVNGAFSTSVNSKIILINGTQAKNVFWKIDGALSINGNSISKGTFIVNNAAIILATGVNLNGRILTTTGALSTFASTVNIPPSVGISGASTDQTVCAGSSVVFSVSSTGGTSYQWRKGTTNLLNGGNISGATSATLTLNPVNVLDAASDYNLVIGGGCAGDYTTTNISLVVNPSATITTSIPNQTVCIGSPVTFSVSVASALTYQWRKGTTNLINGGAISGATTATLTINPVAALDAANNYNLIITGACGSNYTSTNISLAVNNSPSINNPINDQIICNGSGASFSVAPNATGYTYQWRNGTVNLVNGANISGANSATLVINPASISDTSSYYNVIISGLCTTNFTSANVSLSIAASPTIAAAISNQTVCAGNSADFIANVSGTGLTYQWRNGSINLINGGNISGANTATLIINPVTVADSSSFYNVIISGPCLPNYTSTNISLVLTSSPVILVSAIDQTVCVGSPAGFSVSASGSGYTYQWRNGTVNLNNSTSVSGATSATLNINPTIISDASANYNLIVSGSCATNYTSANVSLVLNSAQNPIVSSNFSVCVGKPIALTTQSVSGATYTWTGPSSYSTNVQNPTIISALISNAGTYTLEITANNCKSAASTITVSVHDCIDIDFYIPEGYSPNDDGINDVFVIRGITYFPDNAFVIFNRWGEKVFEASPYQNNWNGKATMGLRIGGDNLPVGTYFYILDLKNGTPVYKGTIYLNR; encoded by the coding sequence ATGAAAAATAAATTACTTATTGCGCTAATAGTGGCTTTACTTTTTTTAATCCCAGCTATAAATTACGGACAAGCGCCAAACCTTGGTACTTCCGCAAATTTCGCACTCTTTACCTCTATTGGTGCAGTTACAAATGTTGGAACTTCTCATGTTACCGGCAATGTAGGATCAAACGTTGGTCCAAGCACTGGTTTTGGAAATGTGAATGGTAACATGCTTAATAACAACGGTGCAACTGCACTGTGTGCAGCCGATCTATTGACGGCTTATAACCAACTTAATACAACTGTACCAGGATTTTTTCCCGCATCGCCTCTAGGAAATGGCGCCGTGTTAACTGCCGGCGTTTATTCGTTATCAGGAAATTCTATATTAAGCAACACACTTATATTAAATGCACAAGGAAACCCTTCTGCTGTTTTTATATTTTTAATTAGTGGTACATTTTCTTCAAACTCAAATGCAGTAATTACATTAAGTAATAGCGCTCAGGCGTGTAATGTGTTTTGGAAAGTGGAAGGAGCCGTTGGTTTGTCTTCTGGAACAAGTTTTAAAGGAACCATCATCGCGAACAACGCAGCAATCAGCATGAGTTCAAGTGTGACATTAGAAGGTCGCGCACTTTCTACTACCGGAGCTGTTTCCGTTAATAATGTTTTAGTATACACTCCTCTGGGTTGTAACGCGGCAATATTAAATGGTCCAGCTGCACCAGCACTGGCCTCAGCGGCCTGTTATGCAATCTTCTCAGCAAACGGTGCTGTAACAAATGTTGGAGTAACAACAGTAACAGGTGATATTGGCAGCAATAATGGACTAACAACTGGTTACAATCCTTTGTTTGTTTTGGGCGCAATTCATCCTATCCCCGATCTTTCTACCGCTCAATGTTCTGTGGATTTAGGAAATGTTTATACCTATTTAAATACGCTGCCAAATGATATACTATTATTATATCCAGCTCAATTCGGAAATAACCTTGTACTTACACCACATACATATTTAATGAATGGTGCCGTAACGCTTACAGACTCTCTTTATTTAAATGCACAAGGAAATGCGAACGCTGTATTTGTAATTCAAGTTAATGGTGCTTTTTCTACAAGTGTTAATTCTAAAATCATCTTAATTAATGGTACACAAGCAAAAAATGTATTTTGGAAAATTGATGGAGCGCTCAGCATAAATGGCAACTCCATTTCAAAAGGAACTTTTATCGTAAATAATGCAGCCATTATTTTAGCTACAGGTGTAAATCTTAATGGCAGGATACTCACTACAACCGGGGCATTAAGCACGTTTGCATCAACGGTAAATATTCCACCGTCAGTTGGAATCTCCGGTGCCTCAACAGATCAAACTGTTTGTGCCGGAAGTTCGGTAGTTTTCTCAGTATCATCAACCGGTGGAACTTCCTATCAATGGAGAAAAGGAACCACAAACTTACTTAATGGTGGAAATATCTCAGGAGCAACTTCTGCCACCTTAACACTAAATCCTGTAAATGTTCTAGATGCTGCAAGCGACTATAACCTTGTAATCGGAGGCGGTTGTGCCGGAGATTATACTACTACAAATATTTCATTAGTAGTTAATCCTTCTGCAACCATAACAACAAGTATTCCTAATCAAACTGTTTGTATTGGAAGTCCAGTCACATTTTCTGTTTCAGTTGCAAGTGCACTCACATACCAATGGAGAAAAGGAACCACCAACTTAATAAATGGTGGAGCTATTTCTGGAGCTACAACAGCTACATTAACCATTAATCCAGTGGCAGCTTTGGATGCTGCCAATAACTACAATCTTATTATTACAGGCGCTTGTGGAAGTAATTACACATCAACAAATATTTCTTTAGCTGTAAACAACTCACCTTCTATTAATAATCCTATTAATGATCAAATTATCTGTAATGGCAGCGGAGCTAGTTTTTCAGTAGCACCAAACGCTACAGGGTATACCTATCAATGGAGAAACGGAACAGTGAATTTAGTAAATGGTGCAAATATATCCGGTGCAAATTCAGCTACCTTGGTAATTAATCCCGCTAGCATAAGCGACACTTCTTCCTACTACAACGTTATTATCAGTGGATTATGCACGACAAACTTTACATCTGCCAATGTTTCCTTATCAATTGCTGCATCACCTACAATTGCAGCAGCCATAAGTAATCAAACTGTGTGTGCTGGAAATTCAGCTGACTTCATTGCCAATGTCTCGGGAACAGGTCTTACCTACCAATGGAGAAATGGATCAATTAACTTAATCAACGGCGGAAATATTTCGGGCGCAAACACGGCGACGCTTATAATTAACCCAGTTACTGTTGCAGATTCTTCTTCTTTCTACAACGTTATTATTAGCGGCCCATGTTTACCGAATTACACATCTACAAACATTTCTTTAGTGCTTACTTCGTCTCCAGTTATTTTGGTTTCAGCCATTGATCAAACTGTTTGTGTAGGAAGTCCTGCAGGATTTTCTGTTTCCGCATCAGGATCAGGATATACCTATCAGTGGAGAAATGGAACAGTAAATTTAAACAACAGTACTAGTGTTTCAGGAGCAACTTCAGCAACTTTAAACATAAATCCTACCATTATTAGCGATGCTTCCGCAAACTACAATCTTATCGTGAGTGGATCCTGCGCAACAAATTATACTTCTGCAAATGTTTCTTTAGTGTTAAATTCTGCACAAAATCCAATAGTTAGTTCTAATTTTTCTGTATGCGTTGGCAAACCAATAGCTTTAACAACTCAAAGTGTTTCTGGTGCAACGTACACCTGGACAGGTCCAAGTAGTTACTCAACGAATGTTCAAAATCCTACTATTATTTCTGCATTAATATCAAATGCAGGTACTTACACTTTAGAAATAACTGCTAATAATTGCAAGTCAGCTGCTTCTACAATAACTGTGTCAGTGCACGATTGCATTGATATTGATTTCTACATTCCAGAAGGATATTCTCCTAATGACGATGGAATAAATGATGTTTTTGTTATCAGAGGAATAACCTATTTTCCGGATAATGCCTTCGTGATTTTTAATCGTTGGGGAGAAAAAGTATTTGAAGCGAGTCCTTACCAGAATAACTGGAACGGTAAAGCAACAATGGGCTTGAGAATTGGTGGCGACAATTTACCAGTTGGTACTTATTTCTACATTCTTGATTTGAAAAATGGCACACCCGTATACAAGGGAACAATCTACTTAAACAGATA
- a CDS encoding LEA type 2 family protein — MKKIKRIISIVFIILVIASCLGYVFRSKLSTPFIPTVEQTGDILISVERDTSFVTASFIVTNQFFLKIEIDTLLYKVALLNKTYLQNKKSLGIKLPAYGSDTVDFSLKIPYVAILKDLKTERKKGDSIGYSVDIDLGYSTIFGAAKIPIKKSAKIKIPQPPELKIEQIKWKKIRLKYIQAIARVKIINYSVVNLSVQDIRYTMDISKQGSLQGTYKKAISIRPFGTTFIDLPIEIEIKNIGNTLFKILVDKDTYDYTLALEATLESTIPLEESFHLKLTKSGKIELKK; from the coding sequence ATGAAAAAAATTAAGCGTATAATTAGCATTGTCTTTATCATATTAGTAATTGCATCTTGTCTGGGATATGTTTTTCGAAGTAAGTTATCAACTCCCTTTATACCAACGGTAGAACAAACAGGTGACATACTTATCTCAGTAGAAAGAGATACCTCCTTTGTTACTGCAAGTTTTATAGTAACAAACCAGTTTTTTCTTAAAATAGAAATAGACACTCTACTATACAAAGTAGCTCTGCTCAACAAAACCTATTTGCAAAATAAAAAATCGCTTGGAATAAAACTACCCGCATATGGAAGCGACACCGTTGATTTTTCTCTAAAAATTCCATACGTTGCTATTTTGAAAGATTTAAAAACTGAACGCAAAAAAGGTGACAGTATTGGCTATTCCGTTGACATTGATCTTGGATACTCTACAATTTTTGGCGCAGCGAAAATCCCGATTAAAAAATCGGCGAAAATAAAAATTCCACAGCCTCCTGAGTTAAAAATCGAACAAATAAAATGGAAAAAGATTCGCTTAAAATATATACAAGCAATTGCTAGAGTTAAAATAATCAATTACAGCGTTGTTAATCTCTCCGTCCAGGATATTCGTTACACGATGGACATTTCAAAACAGGGATCTTTACAAGGAACTTACAAAAAAGCTATATCTATTAGACCTTTTGGAACAACGTTTATTGATCTACCCATAGAAATTGAAATAAAAAACATTGGAAATACTTTGTTTAAAATACTTGTCGATAAAGATACTTATGATTACACGTTAGCACTAGAAGCTACACTTGAATCTACTATTCCTTTAGAAGAATCATTTCACCTCAAGCTCACAAAGAGTGGAAAAATAGAATTAAAAAAATGA